A stretch of the Opisthocomus hoazin isolate bOpiHoa1 chromosome 2, bOpiHoa1.hap1, whole genome shotgun sequence genome encodes the following:
- the LOC104332759 gene encoding opsin-5 translates to MEEQYISKLHPVVDYGAGVFLLIIAILTILGNSAVLATAVKRSSLLKSPELLTVNLAVADIGMAISMYPLAIASAWNHAWLGGDASCIYYALMGFLFGVCSMMTLCAMAVIRFLVTNSSKSNNNKISKNTICILIAFIWLYSLLWAILPLVGWGYYGPEPFGISCTIAWSKFHNSSNGFSFILSMFLLCTVLPALTIVACYLGIAWKVHKAYQEIQNINRIPNAAKLEKKLTLMAVLISVGFLSSWTPYAAASFWSIFNSSDSLQPVVTLLPCLFAKSSTAYNPFIYYIFSKTFRREIKQLQCCCGWRVHFFSTDSSAENPASMMWSGRDNVRLSSAAKVENQGAAAR, encoded by the exons CCATCCTCACAATCCTTGGAAATTCAGCTGTCCTAGCTACAGCTGTGAAGCGCTCTTCCCTCCTGAAGTCACCGGAGCTGCTTACAGTCAACTTGGCAGTAGCAGATATTGGAATGGCAATCAGCATGTATCCGTTGGCCATTGCATCCGCCTGGAACCACGCTTGGCTGGGAGGAGATGCCTCCTGCATATATTATGCCCTGATGGGTTTCCTTTTTGGTGTCTGCAGCATGATGACCCTGTGTGCCATGGCTGTGATTCGATTCCTTGTTACCAATTCATCCAAATCTAACA ATAACAAAATCAGCAAGAACACCATTTGCATCTTGATTGCTTTCATCTGGCTCTACTCCTTGCTCTGGGCTATTTTGCCCTTAGTAGGCTGGGGCTACTACGGCCCTGAGCCATTTGGCATCTCCTGTACAATAGCCTGGAGCAAGTTCCACAACTCCTCCAATGGCTTTTCATTCATCCTCAGCATGTTCCTCCTGTGCACAGTCCTGCCTGCACTGACCATcgttgcctgttacttgggaatCGCCTGGAAGGTTCATAAAGCGTACCAGGAGATCCAGAATATTAACAGGATCCCTAACGCAGCTAAACTGGAGAAGAAGCTGACCTTG ATGGCTGTGCTCATCTCGGTCGGGTTCCTGAGCTCGTGGACGCCGTACGCAGCAGCCAGCTTCTGGTCCATATTTAACTCCAGCGATTCCCTACAGCCCGTTGTTACACTGCTGCCCTGTCTGTTTGCCAAATCTTCAACAGCCTATAACCCTTTCATTTACTACATCTTCAGCAAAACTTTCCGACGCGAAATCAAACAATTGCAGTGTTGCTGTGGCTGGCGAGTTCATTTCTTCAGCAccgacagctctgctgaaaatccTGCGTCGATGATGTGGAGTGGGAGAGACAACGTGCGTCTCTCTTCAGCTGCAAAGGTGGAGAATCAGGGAGCTGCAGCTCGCTGA